From Aricia agestis chromosome 11, ilAriAges1.1, whole genome shotgun sequence, a single genomic window includes:
- the LOC121731829 gene encoding ubiquitin-conjugating enzyme E2 S, with the protein MSNVENVCPQVLRGVGRELRRLAAHPPAGIKLLLRDDDFTDVVALIEGPAGTPYAGGVFRVRLALGREFPAAPPRAYFLTKIFHPNVSAGGEVCVNTLKRDWRPELGLEHALLAVKCLLIAPNPDSALNADAAALLHERYDDYAARARLYTDIHARPQSAQSQQEAEGAEGRIPEADAAEAPAGGEAAEGPRAKRERRGAGAGAGGAARDRRRILKRL; encoded by the exons ATGTCGAACGTGGAGAACGTGTGCCCGCAGGTACTGCGCGGCGTGGGGCGGGAGCTGCGGCGGCTGGCGGCGCATCCGCCCGCGGGCATCAAGCTGCTGCTGCGTGACGACGACTTCACCGACGTCGTGGCGCTTATCGAAGGCCCGG CCGGAACGCCGTACGCGGGCGGGGTGTTCCGAGTGCGGTTGGCGCTAGGGCGCGAGTTCccggccgcgccgccgcgcgccTACTTCCTCACCAAGATCTTCCACCCCAACGTGTCGGCCGGCGGCGAGGTGTGCGTCAACACGCTCAAGCGCGACTGGCGGCCCGAGCTGGGGCTGGAGCACGCGCTGCTGGCCGTCAAGTGCCTGCTCATCGCGCCCAACCCTGACTCCGCGCTCAACGCCGACGCCGCGGCGCTGCTGCACGAGCGCTACGACGACTACGCGGCGCGCGCCCGCCTCTACACCGACATCCACGCGCGTCCCCAGTCCGCCCAGTCGCAGCAGGAGGCGGAGGGCGCGGAGGGCCGCATCCCGGAGGCGGACGCGGCCGAGGCGCCGGCCGGCGGCGAGGCTGCGGAGGGGCCGCGCGCCAAGCGCGAGCGACGGGGCGCGGGGGCGGGCGCCGGGGGCGCGGCGCGCGACCGCCGCCGCATCCTCAAGCGCTTATGA
- the LOC121731932 gene encoding uncharacterized protein LOC121731932 has translation MSDSSKTKNKTLIRKSLKERGKSYVSRKGKVMPPKKPPSMLKICKCKNQCDTIDHDMKLTLFDKFYREGLKTQRTYLMGLLHLHNIKRRRHGNYDVPSESRRQATIFYFIPKGDGTLVPVCKKTFMDVFAISKKEIETMIRKKKHGDTSFTDKRTSHQTSKYTELDVLRIKDHINMFPRDESHYTRAKSSKEYLSPDLNIHRCFKSFNEMHPDNQVSYKFYRKIFLRDFPNLKFKRPRTDTCKVCDRLSATVRSQNSGSRSAKIALELHHRKAEKSREQMGIDRQQSQLPGSTTVTLAIDLQQVLFVPTLTHSEMFYKRQLSCYNLCINVADIGNSFMCLWHEGICSRGGNEIASCLLTFINKGIITKKDHLIIWCDNCAGQNKNRMMLFLLMYLVANGHFKSIEQKFLITGHSFLQCDRDFGIIEKRKKVMKSYVPQDLKKVISGAKNTAKPFQVIDMTSDCFFDLQAAADDIIVTKKLNISTASRLLVREDKPGVVHVKENLGDLEPWKEINVLKRGKSISDLKNVELRRLVAKNTISREKKKDLESMIEYLPENYQEFYRNLCNN, from the exons atgagtgattctagtaaaactaaaaataaaacattaataagaaaatctttgaaagaaAGAGGAAAGAGTTATGTTAGCAGGAAAGGAAAAGTCATGCCGCCAAAAAAACCACCTTCTATGCTG AAAATATGCAAATGTAAGAACCAATGCGATACAATAGACCATGACatgaaattaactttatttgacAAGTTCTACCGAGAAGGTTTAAAAACACAAAGAACATATTTGATGGGGCTGTTGCATCTGCATAACATTAAGCGACGCCGACATGGTAATTATGATGTACCATCTGAAAGTAGACGACAAgctactattttttattttatacctaaagGTGATGGCACATTAGTACCAGTTTGCAAAAAAACATTCATGGATGTTTTTGCGATTTCTAAAAAAGAAATAGAGACAATGATTCGTAAAAAGAAGCATGGCGATACATCATTTACTGACAAAAGGACTTCACaccaaacatcaaaatataCTGAATTAGATGTGCTGAGAATTAAAGATCACATTAATATGTTCCCCCGAGATGAGAGTCATTATACACGAGCAAAAAGCTCAAAAGAGTATCTTAGCCCTGATTTGAATATACATAGGTGTTTTAAATCCTTTAATGAAATGCACCCTGATAACCAAGTATCATATAAgttttacagaaaaatatttttgagagattttcctaatttaaagtTCAAGAGACCTAGGACTGATACTTGTAAAGTTTGTGATCGCTTGTCGGCAACAGTGCGTTCTCAAAATTCAGGTAGTCGGTCTGCAAAAATTGCTTTAGAACTACATCACCGGAAAGCAGAAAAATCCCGTGAGCAAATGGGCATAGATAGGCAGCAGTCTCAACTACCAGGTAGTACTACTGTCACACTAGCCATAGATCTTCAGCAGGTGCTCTTCGTGCCCACTCTAACTCACTCAGAGATGTTTTACAAACGGCAGCTTAGCTGTTATAACCTATGCATCAATGTGGCTGATATTGGGAACTCTTTCATGTGTCTTTGGCATGAAGGAATCTGTAGCAGAGGAGGCAATGAAATAGCGTCATGCCTACtgacttttataaataaaggaaTAATTACAAAAAAGGACCATCTTATAATATGGTGCGATAACTGTGCCGgccaaaataaaaacagaatgaTGCTTTTCTTATTGATGTATTTAGTGGCAAATGGCCACTTTAAATCAATCGAACAGAAATTTTTAATAACAGGTCATAGTTTCCTACAGTGTGATAGAGACTTTGGAATcatagaaaaaagaaaaaaggttaTGAAAAGTTATGTACCTCAGGACctaaaaaaagtaatttctGGTGCAAAAAATACAGCAAAACCTTTCCAGGTGATTGATATGACAAGTGACTGTTTTTTTGACCTCCAAGCTGCTGCAGATGACATAATTGTGACTAAAAAACTGAATATCTCAACAGCATCTCGGTTGTTAGTAAGGGAAGATAAGCCAGGTGTAGTGCATGTAAAAGAAAATTTAGGAGACTTGGAACCATGGAAAGAAATAAATGTATTGAAAAGAGGGAAATCTATTTCAGACTTAAAAAATGTGGAGTTACGTCGACTTGTGGCTAAAAATACTATAAGCAGAGAAAAGAAGAAGGACTTAGAAAGTATGATTGAATACTTGCCAGAAAATTATCAAGAATTCTACAGGAATTTgtgtaataactaa
- the LOC121731817 gene encoding aquaporin-like, translating into MPNDDATKGVSGWVRRWWRAALAELVATALLVLLGVAALLPKDGRPPPLAHPALAFGFVIVANVEAFGAASGAHMNPAVTLAALLDRRLPAAAAPLYVLAQLLGATLGFAALMALAPAAFAAGAAGAAVGGTAAGTVSPAAAAVVEALLTGVLVLLCCGLWAAHDAGARDPAAPVKLGLTVAGLIYAGGEMTGASLNPARSFAPALLQHFNSDHWVYWVGPLGGSALATLLHRYALRPPAPRAPADARLTEALPLQDKAEP; encoded by the exons ATGCCCAACGACG ACGCAACTAAGGGGGTGAGCGGGTGGGTGCGGCGCTGGTGGCGCGCGGCGCTCGCCGAGCTCGTAGCGACGGCGCTGCTGGTGTTGCTGGGCGTGGCGGCGCTGCTGCCCAAGGACGGCCGGCCGCCGCCGCTGGCGCACCCCGCGCTCGCATTCGGCTTCGTCATCGTCGCCAACGTGGAGGCGTTCGGCGCGGCGTCCGGCGCGCACATGAACCCCGCCGTGACGCTGGCCGCGCTGCTCGACCGCCGCctgcccgccgccgccgcgccgctctACGTGCTGGCGCAGCTGCTGGGCGCAACGCTCGGCTTCGCGGCGCTGATGGCGCTGGCGCCAGCGGCGTTCGCGGCGGGCGCGGCAGGCGCGGCGGTGGGCGGCACGGCGGCCGGCACGGTGAGCCCGGCGGCGGCAGCGGTGGTGGAGGCGCTGCTGACGGGCGTGCTGGTGCTGCTGTGCTGCGGGCTGTGGGCGGCGCACGACGCCGGCGCGCGCGACCCCGCCGCCCCCGTCAAGCTCGGCCTCACCGTCGCCGGACTCATCTACGCCGGG GGTGAGATGACCGGCGCCAGCCTCAACCCGGCGCGCAGCTTCGCGCCCGCGCTGCTGCAGCACTTCAACTCAGACCACTGG GTATACTGGGTGGGTCCGCTGGGCGGGTCGGCGCTGGCGACGCTGCTGCACCGGTACGCGCTGCGCCctcccgccccccgcgccccagCCGACGCGCGCCTGACCGAGGCGCTGCCGCTGCAGGACAAGGCCGAGCCGTGA
- the LOC121731979 gene encoding uncharacterized protein LOC121731979 yields the protein MPMPAYRGVFKDSINRETENIISKSTYRISVCLKRYFNDMRALCYVLISRKKTVKWLEKKIKKLFNVNGEFVLTSRGHLLPPSERLGLLNADDIVEVVPNEVANELKNKMKCVHAVTNNGSNVENDSISFDENDSAVNKNQIYSTTITLGQKDTLQELELGQRIIRDNQYQNETDSIWTSSNSTAAADVVDVESEYKTTEKCDSGASAKKKKYSFEQKDPSKVELEKSAENDISNNSNIHYLSTDEVQDELEVMKINALALLDSSFSVCSNRSQNSSNIGGTRKRKRVRRKRQQVLLPEEMSENNIENDNFKDILPHENEINNVTECPKTLAVLHNEEICIRKPRIVKSILE from the exons atGCCGATGCCGGCATATCGGGGTGTTTTCAAAGATTCCATTAATCGTGAAACAGAAAATATAATCTCCAAATCAACCTACCGCATCAGTGTATGTCTGAAAAGATATTTCAATGATATGAGAGCGCTTTGTTATGTTCTTATATCTAGAAAGAAGACAGTAAAATGGTTAGaaaagaagataaaaaaactattcaatgtTAACGGAGAATTCGTTCTTACATCTCGTGGACATTTGCTACCACCATCGGAACGGTTAGGTTTGCTGAATGCTGATGATATAGTTGA AGTCGTACCAAATGAAGTAGCCAatgaacttaaaaataaaatgaaatgtgTTCATGCTGTGACTAATAATGGTAGTAATGTTGAAAATGATAGTATTTCATTTGATGAGAATGATTCTGCtgtaaataaaaaccaaatatACTCCACTACCATAACACTTGGACAAAAAGACACTTTACAGGAACTTGAATTGGGACAAAG aattatACGAGATAATCAGTATCAAAATGAGACTGATTCTATTTGGACTAGCAGTAATAGTACAGCAGCAGCAGATGTTGTTGATGTTGAAAGTGAATATAAAACCACTGAGAAGTGTGACTCGGGTGCCAGTGCCAAgaagaaaaaatattcatttgaacAAAAGGACCCTTCAAAGGTGGAATTAGAGAAAAGTGCAGAAAATGATATTTCAAATAACAGTAACATACATTATTTGAGTACAGATGAAGTTCAAGATGAATTAGAAGTAATGAAGATAAATGCTTTAGCCCTACTAGACAGCAGTTTCAGTGTTTGCTCCAATAGAAGTCAGAACAGTAGCAACATAGGAGGTACCCGTAAAAGAAAGAGAGTTCGCAGGAAACGTCAACAAGTCTTATTACCAGAAGAAATGTCTGAAAATAACATCGAAAATGATAATTTCAAGGACATTCTTCCTCATGAAAACGAAATTAACAATGTGACTGAATGCCCTAAGACTCTGGCTGTTTTACATAATGAGGAGATATGCATTAGAAAACCTCGCATTGTAAAGTCTATATTAGAATGA